One segment of Fructilactobacillus hinvesii DNA contains the following:
- a CDS encoding amino acid ABC transporter ATP-binding protein yields the protein MIKFTDVQKYYGSFHALHDINLEIKDGETVVLIGPSGSGKSTLLRTINGLETVESGQLIVDGQDVASSATNLNKLRTNVGMVFQHFNLYNNKTILENITLAPKIVLKRSDQENREVAERLLERVGLADQINKYPSQLSGGQQQRIAIARSLAMNPLAILFDEPTSALDPEMVGSVLDVMKEIAANKQYTTLVVTHEMDFARAVADRVIFMADGRILEDAPTDKFFDHPETERARKFLSQVEHH from the coding sequence ATGATTAAATTTACGGACGTGCAAAAATACTACGGTTCTTTTCACGCCTTACATGACATTAACTTAGAAATCAAGGACGGAGAAACCGTGGTTTTAATTGGACCATCTGGTTCTGGGAAATCAACCTTGTTGCGGACCATTAATGGCTTAGAAACGGTGGAATCCGGTCAATTAATCGTGGACGGACAAGATGTGGCTAGTAGCGCTACAAACCTGAACAAGCTGCGGACGAACGTGGGAATGGTGTTTCAACACTTTAACCTCTACAATAACAAAACGATCTTAGAAAACATTACGTTAGCACCAAAGATCGTGTTAAAACGGAGCGATCAAGAAAATCGGGAAGTAGCAGAAAGACTGTTGGAACGAGTCGGGTTAGCAGATCAAATTAACAAGTACCCATCCCAATTATCCGGAGGGCAACAACAACGGATTGCAATTGCGCGCTCACTAGCCATGAATCCGTTAGCAATTCTGTTTGATGAACCAACCTCAGCCTTAGACCCTGAAATGGTCGGGAGTGTGCTGGACGTTATGAAAGAAATTGCGGCTAACAAGCAGTATACCACCCTCGTGGTAACCCACGAAATGGACTTTGCCCGGGCCGTTGCCGATCGGGTAATTTTCATGGCCGACGGGCGAATTTTAGAGGATGCGCCAACCGACAAGTTCTTCGACCATCCGGAAACGGAACGGGCGCGGAAGTTCTTGTCACAAGTGGAACATCACTAG
- a CDS encoding NAD(P)-binding oxidoreductase, whose product MTKAILVVGAGPLTTQVEQQFNQAQLNVITKQTQLTDPTLPAAVPDQLAAVVITAGPQDVDLVVDAIVTALQQQRVSVERWILVSAAGIDDEVEGQLEYPGVSDVAEYLREQRYAIKIIDETELSYTIIRPGTLVAQQQGVAQFFNEGQPVPAGVVSYETIANVIAAAVAGKYQNQSIAVIETERESV is encoded by the coding sequence ATGACAAAAGCAATTTTAGTGGTGGGGGCGGGACCCCTGACCACGCAAGTAGAACAACAATTTAACCAAGCACAGCTAAACGTGATTACTAAACAAACGCAGCTAACGGACCCAACCCTTCCCGCAGCTGTTCCCGACCAATTAGCGGCTGTGGTCATTACGGCTGGACCTCAGGATGTGGATCTTGTGGTCGATGCAATTGTAACGGCCTTGCAGCAGCAACGGGTTAGCGTGGAACGTTGGATTCTGGTTTCTGCAGCCGGAATTGACGATGAAGTCGAAGGCCAGCTGGAGTACCCGGGCGTTTCTGACGTGGCAGAATACCTTCGCGAACAACGCTATGCGATTAAAATCATTGATGAAACTGAGCTTTCCTACACAATTATTCGACCGGGAACGTTGGTAGCGCAGCAGCAGGGAGTTGCCCAGTTTTTTAACGAGGGCCAACCGGTTCCAGCTGGGGTTGTTTCATATGAAACAATTGCAAATGTAATTGCAGCCGCCGTGGCTGGTAAGTATCAAAACCAGTCGATTGCGGTGATTGAAACAGAAAGGGAGTCAGTATGA
- a CDS encoding NCS2 family permease — protein MGNKIASFFHFQELGTNFRTETLAGVTTFVSMVYILFVNPQVLGAAGMNKGAVFTATALATAFGCVLMGVIANYPFALSAGLGVNAFFAYSVCIGMKVPWQTAMSGVFIASILFIILTALKLREKIINAIPVDLKAAIGGGIGLFIAFIGFHDGGIVVANKSTLVSLGSLTDPLTLLTVAGLIITLFLMSANVPGAIFVGMVISSAIGMLTGLIKLPTALVAGVPSIKSTFLVSLFNIDKINTPQLFVVVLTFLLVTFFDTAGTLIGLAEQAGYMRNNQMPRVGRALAADSTTMLVGSLLGTSPMSVYVESSAGIAVGGRSGFTAIVTGILFIFAMFFSPLLAVITSQITAPALIIVGVLMAKSLAQVDWSKFELAAPAFLIAVGMPLTYSISDGIALGFIAYPITMIAAKRGKEVGWMMYALAIVFLIFFIILKN, from the coding sequence ATGGGAAATAAAATCGCGTCGTTTTTTCACTTCCAGGAGCTAGGAACTAATTTCCGGACGGAAACCCTGGCTGGAGTGACCACCTTTGTTTCAATGGTCTACATCCTCTTTGTGAACCCGCAAGTGCTTGGCGCCGCCGGGATGAACAAGGGGGCCGTTTTCACCGCGACTGCTCTCGCCACCGCCTTTGGGTGTGTGTTAATGGGAGTTATCGCTAACTATCCGTTCGCCTTATCGGCCGGACTCGGAGTGAATGCCTTCTTCGCGTACTCCGTTTGTATCGGGATGAAGGTACCGTGGCAAACGGCCATGAGTGGGGTCTTCATTGCCTCCATTCTCTTCATTATTTTAACCGCTTTAAAGCTACGGGAAAAAATTATTAATGCGATTCCTGTCGATCTAAAGGCAGCGATTGGAGGCGGAATCGGGCTTTTCATCGCCTTCATTGGATTTCACGACGGTGGAATCGTGGTTGCCAACAAGAGTACGTTGGTGAGCCTGGGGTCCCTCACGGATCCATTGACCCTGCTGACGGTCGCCGGGTTAATCATCACCCTCTTCTTAATGAGCGCGAACGTGCCGGGCGCCATCTTCGTCGGGATGGTAATTTCTTCCGCCATCGGAATGCTTACCGGATTAATCAAGTTACCAACGGCCTTAGTCGCCGGGGTACCTAGCATCAAATCAACTTTCTTAGTCAGTCTGTTTAACATTGATAAGATCAATACCCCCCAACTCTTCGTCGTGGTGCTGACCTTCCTGCTGGTTACCTTCTTTGATACGGCGGGAACCTTGATTGGATTAGCAGAACAAGCCGGTTACATGCGCAACAACCAGATGCCGCGGGTTGGTAGAGCCCTAGCCGCCGATTCAACCACCATGTTAGTTGGATCCTTACTGGGAACTTCTCCAATGAGTGTTTACGTGGAATCCTCTGCCGGAATCGCCGTGGGGGGTCGGTCTGGATTTACCGCCATTGTAACGGGAATCCTGTTCATCTTTGCGATGTTCTTCTCCCCATTGCTAGCTGTGATTACCAGTCAAATTACTGCTCCAGCGTTAATTATCGTTGGGGTCCTGATGGCTAAATCTCTGGCTCAAGTCGATTGGAGTAAGTTTGAGCTCGCTGCTCCGGCCTTTCTAATTGCGGTCGGCATGCCGTTAACCTACAGTATTTCGGACGGAATTGCCTTAGGTTTCATTGCCTACCCAATTACCATGATTGCCGCTAAACGAGGCAAGGAAGTGGGTTGGATGATGTACGCCTTAGCGATTGTCTTCCTGATTTTCTTTATTATTTTAAAAAACTAG
- a CDS encoding amino acid ABC transporter permease, with amino-acid sequence MIIKIFTDNWQTILTGFGYTIGASILGLIGSLVLGTVFALMEMTPQPVVRGIGKALVEFFRNIPLLVITLFFYVVVSHVFKINGFWAGTIALALYTSAFIAECIRGGVNSVDPGQMEGARAMGLNYTQAMMHVVLPQGFKLALPSLGNQFINLIKNSSILSFVAGLDLMYQANVISGTNLDPFNTYIVIGIFYLLLTGPLSVVMTKLENKLGGSN; translated from the coding sequence ATGATAATTAAAATCTTTACTGATAACTGGCAAACGATTTTAACCGGATTCGGCTACACGATTGGAGCTTCAATCCTCGGGTTAATCGGTTCGCTGGTCTTAGGCACGGTGTTTGCGCTGATGGAAATGACGCCCCAACCGGTGGTTCGTGGTATCGGAAAAGCGTTGGTGGAATTCTTTCGGAACATCCCCCTGCTAGTAATTACGTTGTTTTTCTACGTAGTGGTTTCACATGTCTTTAAAATCAACGGATTTTGGGCGGGAACGATTGCCCTGGCACTCTATACGTCGGCCTTTATTGCTGAATGTATCCGGGGTGGAGTAAACTCCGTGGATCCTGGTCAGATGGAAGGAGCCCGGGCGATGGGATTAAACTACACCCAAGCCATGATGCACGTGGTACTTCCACAGGGATTCAAACTTGCGTTACCTTCCTTAGGAAACCAGTTCATTAACTTGATTAAAAACTCCTCCATTCTTTCTTTTGTGGCGGGGTTAGATTTAATGTACCAAGCTAACGTGATTTCTGGAACCAACCTCGATCCATTTAACACGTACATCGTAATTGGAATTTTCTATCTCCTTCTGACCGGACCACTGTCCGTTGTGATGACGAAACTCGAAAATAAGTTAGGGGGGAGTAACTAA
- a CDS encoding D-alanyl-D-alanine carboxypeptidase family protein gives MDNQSQPHRAKQRRAPLGGTRSWIIIGLLLIIIGSGAVGMIVHFHHESQATHPVKTVSSKKHTDTVKLAKPLHLTNTKAQQAMVIDAQTGQVLGTKNAHQQVGIASESKMLTAYAVLKAIKTKRITWNTEVPITKQSDWSHKDSNVYAHLDVHEGEKLPVRTLFNAMYTLSANDAAFALADFMKPKNLTQQQALTKWAQELNLNGSKWLNAAGQLNKNAGDYEVKQQHPDAENMASVTQIAKIAYRNLQMGPELHEDYHELDFVYQPMPHDSKALETELSRFQKGVKPHLNNPLNLSFKNFKTGSSPKYGGGISALMQTPDGHEFIVVVDGAGSYISRFPRFQESVNALTEVLQRKQPISFKKNQRVQQLYTIDEPQAHVETIKKPTVYWNDKLN, from the coding sequence ATGGACAACCAATCTCAACCGCATCGGGCAAAGCAGCGTCGTGCTCCCTTGGGGGGAACTAGAAGCTGGATTATCATCGGCTTATTGCTAATCATCATTGGGAGCGGAGCCGTAGGAATGATCGTTCATTTTCACCATGAAAGCCAGGCTACCCACCCAGTGAAAACCGTTTCCAGCAAAAAACACACGGATACCGTAAAACTAGCCAAACCCCTGCACTTAACGAACACCAAGGCCCAACAGGCGATGGTGATTGATGCCCAAACGGGCCAAGTCCTTGGAACCAAAAACGCTCACCAACAAGTTGGAATCGCATCTGAAAGTAAAATGCTCACGGCCTACGCCGTTTTAAAAGCCATCAAAACCAAACGGATTACCTGGAATACTGAGGTCCCCATTACCAAACAGTCCGATTGGTCCCATAAAGATTCCAACGTTTATGCCCATCTAGACGTGCACGAAGGGGAAAAATTACCGGTTCGGACCCTTTTTAACGCCATGTACACATTGTCTGCTAACGATGCGGCTTTTGCCCTCGCAGACTTTATGAAACCAAAGAACCTGACCCAACAACAGGCCCTGACCAAGTGGGCCCAAGAATTGAATCTCAACGGCTCGAAGTGGCTTAACGCGGCCGGCCAGTTGAACAAAAACGCCGGTGACTATGAAGTAAAACAACAACATCCAGATGCCGAAAACATGGCCAGTGTGACGCAAATTGCCAAAATTGCCTACCGAAACCTCCAAATGGGTCCGGAGCTCCACGAAGATTATCACGAGCTTGATTTTGTCTACCAACCCATGCCCCATGACTCCAAAGCCCTCGAAACAGAGTTATCGCGGTTTCAAAAGGGAGTGAAACCCCACTTAAATAACCCACTGAACCTTAGTTTTAAGAACTTCAAAACCGGGTCCAGTCCCAAATATGGAGGGGGAATCTCGGCTCTCATGCAAACGCCCGACGGTCATGAATTCATTGTCGTCGTGGACGGGGCCGGTAGCTACATCAGTCGCTTCCCCCGCTTTCAAGAAAGCGTAAATGCGTTAACAGAAGTGCTCCAGCGAAAGCAACCGATATCCTTTAAAAAGAACCAACGGGTGCAACAACTGTACACCATTGATGAGCCCCAGGCACACGTTGAAACAATTAAGAAACCAACCGTTTATTGGAATGACAAACTGAACTAG
- a CDS encoding transporter substrate-binding domain-containing protein, which produces MSKLHERRVGLVAAIVLVVILVLAIVLGLNHQRSQARENDSLQTVKTTHVMRWGVKSDTRLFGLISPKTGQSEGFDVDIARAITAQIAKQTGTKIKPEFTPVTTSSKIQLLKNNQVDAVAASMTITPERAKVVDFSKPYFPAGQSLLVKKGSPITNIKDLNRPDATIIGVMGTTALQTTKQFAPKAKVIAMPDNSQAFSALQSGQGDAMTTDNAILYGFSSQSPSVQVVGGTFTNQPYGLAVDKGQTRLQHEVDQALVTIRENGTYERLIKKWFGNIPGLDWRELLK; this is translated from the coding sequence ATGAGTAAATTACACGAACGACGAGTGGGCCTCGTAGCGGCCATTGTCCTCGTGGTGATTTTAGTCTTGGCCATTGTCCTCGGCTTAAATCACCAAAGGAGTCAGGCTCGTGAAAACGATAGTTTACAAACCGTGAAAACGACGCACGTAATGCGGTGGGGAGTTAAGTCAGATACCCGTTTATTTGGATTAATTAGTCCTAAAACGGGTCAGAGTGAAGGTTTTGACGTAGATATTGCCCGCGCGATTACGGCACAAATTGCCAAGCAAACAGGGACCAAGATCAAACCGGAATTTACGCCGGTGACCACGTCCTCAAAGATTCAGCTGTTAAAGAATAATCAGGTGGACGCCGTAGCAGCTTCCATGACGATCACGCCGGAACGAGCTAAAGTGGTTGATTTTTCTAAGCCATACTTCCCTGCGGGGCAATCTTTGCTTGTGAAAAAGGGCTCACCGATTACGAACATTAAAGATTTGAATCGTCCAGATGCAACCATCATCGGGGTGATGGGCACCACTGCTTTACAAACCACCAAGCAGTTTGCACCCAAAGCCAAGGTAATTGCGATGCCTGATAACTCCCAGGCTTTCAGTGCCCTGCAATCAGGGCAAGGGGATGCCATGACGACTGATAACGCCATCTTGTATGGGTTCTCTTCTCAGAGTCCCAGCGTGCAAGTAGTCGGGGGAACCTTTACTAACCAACCATATGGATTGGCAGTTGATAAGGGACAAACCCGGTTACAACACGAAGTCGACCAAGCGTTGGTTACCATTCGCGAAAACGGAACGTACGAACGCTTGATCAAAAAGTGGTTTGGTAACATTCCCGGCTTAGATTGGAGGGAACTACTGAAATGA
- a CDS encoding amino acid ABC transporter permease, with protein MILSAFSATNLHYLLGGLGITIGVSMISIIISFIFGTLFGVVLYEEVPYFSRTLQLIVNTIRNLPLLLLIFFTYFALPKLGVELNAFTATVVAMSVFESTMISQIIRGGLLSVGKGQSEGALSTGMNKWEALWYILLPQGLKNSIPPLISQFISLVKDTSLATAIVLTEMTFRSQVIYGQNPNYMIPMFALITALYFIVNYSLSLLSKWFERRLSL; from the coding sequence ATGATTTTATCTGCTTTTAGTGCTACCAACCTCCACTACCTGTTGGGTGGACTAGGAATCACAATTGGGGTTTCCATGATTTCGATCATCATCAGTTTTATTTTTGGAACCTTATTCGGAGTGGTTCTGTACGAAGAAGTACCGTACTTCTCGCGGACGTTACAGTTGATTGTTAACACGATTCGGAACCTGCCGTTACTGTTGCTGATCTTCTTTACCTACTTTGCTTTACCAAAGCTGGGGGTAGAATTAAACGCCTTTACGGCCACGGTTGTGGCGATGTCCGTCTTTGAATCCACGATGATCTCTCAAATCATTCGGGGGGGACTTCTTTCGGTCGGAAAGGGGCAATCAGAAGGAGCGCTCTCTACGGGAATGAATAAGTGGGAGGCATTGTGGTACATTTTGCTACCACAGGGATTGAAAAATTCGATTCCTCCGTTGATTTCGCAGTTTATCTCGCTGGTGAAGGATACGTCACTAGCCACGGCCATTGTGTTAACGGAAATGACGTTTCGGAGTCAGGTTATTTATGGACAGAATCCAAACTACATGATTCCGATGTTTGCACTGATTACAGCTTTGTACTTCATTGTGAACTACAGTCTATCGTTACTATCCAAATGGTTTGAACGCCGCCTATCATTATAA
- the cls gene encoding cardiolipin synthase, with translation MTLILEILGIIVLINTIAAIITVFRQPRNIAATWAWFLVLVFIPVIGFFIYAFFGRRLPKNRMLRLSGSTKKQVSSLIHKQKWQLGKFTATENTNYQILNRATGIIEMFMNTATAPLLGNNKVDVYTNGNDFTEQLFTDIKNAHSSIHIEFYTFYADKIGTKTLDLLTEKAKAGVDVRVIYDAWGSMGTNEKFFRPLIDAGGKALPFLHNRFNLIDMRVNFRDHHKVVTIDGEYGYIGGMNIGDQYMGWKKKFGNWYDCMMRVHGLGVQGLQSRFILDWNATAPNDKIDPNETEAIKKYYPKIHTDGNAVMQIVASDPISSMEQIKMGYIKLIGMAHHSIKIMTPYLIPDESVLDALKIAVKSGVKVEIMTPSMPDHAFVYRATQYYTEQLTKLGIKVYAYNNGFLHSKTMVIDDELVSIGSANLDYRSFELNFECNAFVYDKDLANRMEAIYQSAIAESTLQTQQIFAQESRWLNFKQYFSRLLSPLL, from the coding sequence ATGACATTAATCTTAGAAATTTTAGGGATCATTGTATTAATAAACACGATTGCTGCCATTATTACGGTGTTTCGCCAACCCCGTAACATTGCGGCTACTTGGGCCTGGTTCTTGGTCCTCGTCTTTATTCCCGTGATTGGATTCTTCATCTACGCCTTTTTTGGTCGTCGGTTGCCCAAAAATCGGATGTTGCGGTTATCTGGTAGTACCAAAAAACAGGTGAGCAGTTTAATTCACAAACAAAAATGGCAGTTGGGCAAGTTTACTGCCACAGAAAATACTAATTATCAAATTTTGAACCGTGCCACTGGAATCATCGAGATGTTTATGAATACTGCCACTGCGCCGTTACTCGGTAATAACAAGGTCGATGTTTATACTAACGGAAACGATTTTACGGAGCAGTTATTTACTGATATTAAAAACGCGCACAGTTCGATTCACATCGAGTTTTACACCTTTTATGCCGATAAGATTGGGACGAAAACCCTGGATTTGTTGACGGAAAAGGCTAAGGCAGGGGTCGACGTTCGGGTGATTTACGATGCCTGGGGTTCAATGGGAACCAATGAAAAATTCTTCCGGCCGTTAATTGATGCTGGTGGCAAAGCCTTACCATTCCTGCATAACCGCTTTAATTTAATCGATATGCGGGTTAACTTCCGGGATCACCACAAGGTGGTAACGATTGACGGTGAGTACGGTTACATCGGTGGAATGAACATCGGGGACCAGTACATGGGTTGGAAAAAGAAGTTCGGGAATTGGTATGACTGTATGATGCGGGTTCACGGTTTAGGAGTCCAGGGACTCCAATCCCGGTTCATCTTGGATTGGAATGCCACGGCTCCAAACGATAAGATTGATCCAAACGAAACGGAAGCCATCAAAAAGTACTATCCAAAGATTCATACGGACGGAAATGCTGTCATGCAAATTGTCGCTAGTGACCCAATCTCTTCGATGGAACAAATTAAGATGGGGTACATTAAATTGATTGGAATGGCCCACCATTCGATTAAAATCATGACCCCTTATTTAATTCCGGATGAATCAGTCTTAGATGCTTTGAAAATTGCGGTAAAATCGGGGGTTAAAGTCGAAATTATGACACCATCGATGCCGGATCACGCCTTTGTGTACCGGGCTACCCAATACTACACGGAACAACTAACTAAGCTCGGGATTAAGGTTTATGCCTATAACAACGGATTCTTACACTCCAAGACAATGGTGATTGATGACGAATTAGTTTCCATCGGCTCGGCGAACCTGGATTACCGGAGTTTTGAACTGAACTTTGAATGCAATGCGTTTGTCTATGACAAGGACCTGGCCAACCGGATGGAAGCCATCTACCAGTCGGCAATTGCAGAAAGTACCCTGCAAACGCAACAGATTTTTGCGCAAGAATCACGGTGGTTAAATTTCAAGCAGTACTTTAGTCGGCTCCTATCACCACTGCTCTAA
- a CDS encoding YbgA family protein, whose product MEQWQAEWAYQKYWVMARSQHLYNAWRRLARNNQWDEDKAVIAHELLLTAGELTPTVKTLRNTYQHVWGYFKRMATPTEKAEFQAALAEVTPAHDSVGPLLLRLAYQYQVDYLLQSRLLQEWEDDDHAPVA is encoded by the coding sequence ATGGAACAGTGGCAAGCAGAGTGGGCGTACCAAAAATACTGGGTGATGGCCCGGTCACAACATTTGTACAATGCCTGGCGGCGGTTGGCGCGCAATAATCAGTGGGATGAGGATAAAGCGGTGATTGCCCACGAGCTGTTACTGACCGCAGGGGAACTGACTCCGACCGTAAAGACGCTCAGAAACACGTATCAGCACGTCTGGGGCTATTTCAAGCGGATGGCAACCCCAACAGAAAAGGCCGAGTTTCAGGCAGCTCTCGCGGAAGTGACACCAGCTCATGATTCCGTGGGTCCATTGTTACTGCGGCTCGCCTACCAGTACCAAGTTGATTACTTGTTGCAGAGTCGCTTACTGCAAGAATGGGAGGATGATGACCATGCGCCTGTGGCATGA
- a CDS encoding TIGR02328 family protein, producing the protein MRLWHEALIQKLPRQQLLGQHRECAALRGNGWGRKHATVNYVFNHSPYKLFQFHMLVMDEMERRGYHPDSHWRQPEYRGKTCPAYQELTPCELTHPIYPEHDATYLRLCERLLAERTGK; encoded by the coding sequence ATGCGCCTGTGGCATGAAGCTTTGATTCAGAAACTACCAAGACAACAGTTACTGGGCCAACACCGTGAGTGTGCCGCATTACGGGGTAACGGCTGGGGACGTAAGCACGCGACCGTGAACTACGTCTTTAATCACTCACCGTACAAATTATTTCAGTTTCACATGTTGGTGATGGACGAGATGGAACGACGCGGGTATCATCCAGATTCCCACTGGCGTCAGCCCGAATACCGGGGCAAAACCTGTCCAGCGTATCAGGAATTAACGCCCTGTGAATTAACCCATCCGATTTACCCAGAGCACGATGCGACTTATTTACGGCTGTGTGAGCGCTTGCTGGCGGAACGAACGGGGAAATAA